The Malus sylvestris chromosome 12, drMalSylv7.2, whole genome shotgun sequence genome contains a region encoding:
- the LOC126594528 gene encoding LOW QUALITY PROTEIN: putative elongation factor TypA-like SVR3, chloroplastic (The sequence of the model RefSeq protein was modified relative to this genomic sequence to represent the inferred CDS: substituted 1 base at 1 genomic stop codon), whose amino-acid sequence MEMATCSFHGSSFSIPNPRSTSLSSPLPVAKQLFCFTLPSSSTAKTTTFKLRSRNPKRFSAHPPIKCSVSEATEAAAIETERRSKLMRRTDIRNIAIVAHVDHGKTTLVDAMLRQSKVFRDNXFVQERIMDSNDLERERGITILSKNTSITYKDSKINIIDTPGHSDFGGEVERILNMVEGILLVVDSVEGPMPQTRFVLKKALEFGHAVVVVVNKIDRPSARPDFVINSTFELFIELNATDEQCDFQAIYASGIKGKAGLSADNLADDLAPLFEAIMRCIPGPAIDKDGALQMLVTNIEYDEHKGRIAIGRLHAGVLRKGMDVKVCTSEDACRVARVSELFVYEKFSRVPAESVEAGDICAVCGINDIQIGETIACKISGTPLPAIRVEEPTVKMAFAINTSPFVGREGKYVTSRNLRDRLSRELERNLAMKVEDGETADTFIVSGRGTLHITILIENMRREGYEFMVGPPKVINKRVNDKLLEPYEIATVEVPEEHMGPVVELLGKRRGQMFDMQGVGSEGTTFLKYKIPTRGLLGLRNAILTASRGTAILNTVFDSYGPWAGDMSTRDQGSLVAFEGGTSTSYAISSSQERGQLFIGPGVEVYRGQIVGIHQRPGDLSLNVCKKKAATNIRSNKEQTVILDTPLDYSLDDCIEYIQEDELVEVTPASIRMCKNPKFSKKSNR is encoded by the exons ATGGAGATGGCAACCTGCAGCTTCCACGGCTCCTCCTTCTCCATCCCAAACCCTAGAAGCACCAGCCTTTCCTCTCCTCTTCCAGTCGCCAAGCAACTCTTCTGCTTCACCTTACCTTCTTCCTCAACCGCCAAAACCACCACATTCAAACTCCGCTCCCGGAACCCGAAACGCTTCTCCGCTCACCCGCCAATCAAATGCTCCGTCTCTGAAGCCACCGAAGCCGCCGCCATTGAAACAg AGAGGAGGAGTAAGTTGATGAGGAGAACTGACATAAGGAACATAGCAATCGTAGCGCACGTCGACCACGGAAAAACAACTTTGGTTGATGCAATGTTGAGGCAATCAAAG GTATTTCGTGATAACTAATTTGTACAGGAAAGGATAATGGACTCAAATGATCTAGAGCGTGAAAGGGGAATTACTATACTAAGCAAAAATACCTCTATTACTTATAAAGACTCGAAGATTAATATAATTGATACTCCTGGACATTCTGACTTTGGAGGCGAAGTAGAACGCATCCTCAATATGGTGGAAGGGATTCTTTTAGTG GTAGATTCTGTTGAGGGCCCGATGCCACAGACAAGATTTGTCTTGAAGAAGGCTCTAGAATTTGGTCATGCAGTTGTTGTCGTTGTTAATAAGATTGACAGGCCTTCAGCTCGTCCAGATTTTGTCATCAATTCCACTTTTGAACTATTCATTGAACTAAATGCGACTGATGAACAG TGTGATTTCCAGGCAATATATGCTAGTGGGATTAAAGGAAAAGCGGGGTTGTCAGCTGATAATTTGGCAGATGATCTTGCACCACTTTTCGAGGCCATAATGAGATGCATCCCTGGACCTGCTATTGACAAAGATGGTGCACTTCAAATGCTT GTTACAAACATTGAGTATGATGAACATAAAGGGCGAATAGCTATTGGACGTTTGCATGCTGGGGTTCTGAGGAAAGGGATGGATGTGAAG GTATGCACCTCAGAAGATGCATGTCGAGTTGCAAGAGTTAGTGAGCTTTTTGTGTATGAAAAATTTAGTAGGGTTCCTGCAGAAAGTGTGGAGGCTGGTGATATATGTGCTGTTTGTGGAATCAATGATATTCAG ATTGGCGAGACAATTGCTTGTAAGATCTCTGGTACACCATTACCAGCCATTAGGGTTGAGGAACCAACAGTGAAAATGGCTTTTGCCATAAACACTTCACCGTTTGTTGGACGTGAG GGAAAGTATGTTACCAGTAGGAACTTACGAGATCGCCTTTCTCGTGAGCTTGAGCGTAACTTGGCTATGAAGGTTGAAGATGGCGAAACAGCAGATACCTTCATTGTTAGTGGACGGGGTACTTTACATATTACCATATTGATCGAGAACAT GCGAAGAGAAGGATATGAATTCATGGTGGGACCTCCCAAAGTTATTAACAAAAGGGTGAATGACAAATTGCTGGAACCATATGAG ATCGCCACTGTGGAGGTGCCAGAAGAACACATGGGCCCTGTTGTTGAGCTTCTTGGCAAAAGGCGGGGGCAGATGTTTGATATGCAAGGAGTTGG GTCTGAAG GCACAACCTTCCTCAAATATAAAATTCCAACTCGTGGCCTTCTTGGTTTACGAAATGCAATTTTAACAGCTTCTCGTGGCACTGCGATTCTCAACACAGTATTTGATAGCTATGGACCTTGGGCTGGTGATATGAGTACCCGGGATCAGGGTTCACTG GTTGCCTTTGAGGGTGGAACGAGTACTTCTTACGCCATTTCTAGCTCACAGGAGAGGGGGCAGTTGTTTATTGGTCCCGGGGTGGAAGTTTATAGAGGTCAGATAGTTGGCATCCATCAGCGGCCTGGGGACTTGTCCCTTAATGTGTGTAAGAAGAAGGCTGCAACAAATATCCGTTCCAACAAAGAACAAACAG TGATTCTTGACACCCCATTGGACTACAGTCTGGATGACTGCATTGAGTATATTCAAGAGGATGAATTGGTGGAGGTCACTCCTGCAAGTATCCGAATGTGCAAGAACCCAAAGTTTTCAAAGAAATCAAACAGGTAA